The genomic stretch TCATATCTAAACCTTTCCATCTGCTTTTTTACAGCCAATAAGGCTATCCTCTGCAGCAGGCGCAGGAGAagtgaccactgagcagaactgAGCAGAAGTTGGGAGCAATTTGACAATGATtatgcattaaacatcaacgTTACTAGGTAACTAAAGTAACTATTACTCCACTGAGTAATGTTTGAGtagaatactttgtacttttacttaagtattattttaataccagtagttttactaTTTTTAATACTCTCTCCACCACTGATTATTGTTGcctttcaaataaaatgtgattattagCACTCTAATCTCTCTGAGAGACTAATTTGGAACTATTTATCTGGATTGCATTacagcaaatacattttaagttaCTCGATGAGAAGAGGGAAACTGTCTTACCGCTAGCTACCAGAAAAGTCAGAACCAGCAGGCTCCTCATGACTGTAGAGTTTGTGGTGGAAGATGAAATTTTGTGTTAAGAATAGGcttgtatttatactgtttgtTAGTAACTTCCAAACAGTGTATAGACTTTCCTGAGAAACCTGGGTAAcgtgcagaaaaacaaacaagtcgTTTGAGACTGAGGACACAGCATGTGGTTGGTGATAGGGTTTTCCCATCGCTGCTCCCATCTGCGAACATTGGACCCATCTCTGCTATTTAAGAATCACTTATAAAACTTAAGGCTCAGGATTCTGTTGTGCTTTATTGCTTTACATATTTTCGAGAGGCTGCTAACCTGATGACtaagacaaaacatgaacaaaacattgAATAACACAAAatcttgacattttatttcatttcattaacagctccacattttatttatttgatatgtGCACATAGTGGTGTTGATCCTGAAAGCCCGTCCTTTCAGTAGGCCACCATTTTCTGTAGAGGAGAAGATAAGACATGTTAGATTAAGTGCATCATGTTTTAAGCAATAAGAcattgatcatttgttttaatcagTTCATATTCTTTCTATTGCTATCATTGAAATAACGCAAATAAAAATTTGACAGTTGTAGTTTTTCAGACTTCAATCTCTGAAGTGTTTCACTGAGAGGTTCAGGGGCTTACAGAGTTGATCCAGTCGACGTAGGAGCTGACTTTGGTGAAGACGGTGGGCTTCTGCTTCAAATTGCATTTGAGCCCGGAGCCAAAGCTAACGATGCCGTGAACCTCCCAGGAACCAGCAGCGTTCTTGCAGTTCAAAGGGCCGCCAGAGTCTCCCTGATTcatgtgacagaaaacatgtgatCAGTGTGCAAATTCAACAACTAACAAGTACTTCTTGTCCTTTAAAGACACTCAGTTAGTGTTCTCAGTGTTTACTTCTAACAGTCCTCTAAAATACTAAATGTCACTcacaaaaaaaggcattttaggGGAGATAGTTTCTGACTTTTTTGGGAAGTAGCGTGTAGGAACATAAGAAGAATTTCAGGACTAAAATATACAAGAACAGAGCACTATCGATGACTCTGTAGATTATTTCTCCATTAGCCGATTAATCGTTTGGTCTATAATATTTTgggaaaagtgaagaaaaatgcCAATAACAATTCCTCAAAGCTGAAGTTGACAgattcaaattgcttgttttgtctgaacaaGAGTTTAAAACTGAAAGATATTTAATTGAAATTGTAGACGACTATAAATCAGccaatattcacatttgagaagctggaaccagtgaatattcagcagtttttctttaaaactgaTTTAGATAATTTGtcagttatcaaaataatatttttctgGTGATTAACTTATAATTCTACTTTGTTACATCTATTACATTTTATGGATATGTTGTTTTATAAGTGTGCATGGAAGTGaaaaatgtgccattttggGTACAGAAATAAACATCTTCTGTATAATATATGACAGATGTACCGGTTAAGGTAGCACAAGTGTCACTTGTTGTCAGAAAGCATTGTTGCTACTGTATGATGTCTCAATATGTGTCATTAATTATTTCAGACTCACATTACAACCGGACACGACTCCATCTCCACCTGCGCAGACCATGGTGTCCTTCACCTGGAAACCCCACCAGCCAGATTTGGTGCAGGTGGCGTGGTCCACCACGGGCAGGAGAGCCTGCTGCAGGATGTCAGCAATGGGACCTCCAGCTGTGAGAAGGCGAGATGAAAACAAGCTCAAGTTCAGTTCAGGTTAAAGACAAGTGAGAggtaattatatatatttatataaaaatatttatactgtgatgGTTACAAtgttaaagtatctgatgttaaatttactaaagtatcaaaagtacaagtaaaagtaaaagtctaCGTTGTcctttattcaatcatttagtctataatagaaatTGATCACCGgttaaccttccttttccaGGGTAACACATGCCTGGCGGCAGAAAAAATTGTGTACTGATAGGGAGTTTTTGTAGGGAGCCAATGTAAAcactgatggtttcattattctatatacATTACATTCTGCAataaacatttacttcataataatACATCGAAGCAAAGAACTTGTCTATTGTGGTCAAATACTACAATAAGACTGTGTACCAACCCAAATACTAAGAAACTGTTAATTCAAATTGCAGTAAAGAGCTCAGCTCAGCTACAATTGTCAAAATTTCTTACTGTTGTAACACACATAGTAAACCGGTTTTGTCTCAAGCTGAGGGAGGAGACTGTGCACTCACTGTACAGGCGGCCCCATCCAGTGACGTAGCAGGGGAAGTCATGGGTGAGAGTTGCGCCGGCAGGAGGGACACAGGCGGCCATTATGGTGTCAGAGAAGGTGACGGGGGACTCCAGCTTGATCAGGGCAATGTCATtactgcagaggaaacacacacacacacacacacacacacacacacacacgttgagAGTCATCATAGACCGAAATGATCGTATCCTGGTATTCTTGCAGTTCATATCCATGTGATTTTTTTACCGGATGAACAAGGGGTTCCACTTCTCGTGCACAATAATGTTGGCGGGGCCCATGAACACAGCGCTCTCCTCCGTCTGCACCAGGTTCTGTTTTCCCATGGCCACTCTGTACTCCCTGCCACTGCTGCATGTTGACATAGAGGAGAATTTAAAGCAGTGATGTATGACCTCAGAGAGCACTTTCAAACATTGCATTTCtagatattaaaaaacaaccactAGTCAATGACCAACCATGTTTTGAGGGGTCTATATCAAAATATGATCCTCCTAGCAAGAACAAATCTACTGTCCATGAATCATATAATTAAGTGATTATTCCATACAGCATGATCCCTGATTGTCACTGATTACTATTATAGAtatttgtgtcagtgtttcatTATGACACCCTGTCATGAATTGCTGTTGGGCTCCACTGTTTCTTACCTGatgcagtgagcagcagtgaggACCCACTGGTTGGAGATCAGAGTGCCTCCACAGGTGTGTCTCCACTCGCCCTCTCTGTTGTACTGAAGGGAAATCTACAACATACACGTGAACACAATTCAACTTTTTACCTTATTAGCCTAATTGGTCAAGGCtcaaacacattatttcctcagttttcccgtgataaccAGACAACCAatcatgagaaaatgacttcATGAGATTCATAAGAATGGACCATTCCATACACACTGCTCTGTGCGAGTTTGGTTTATTAAAGGGTACTCcttgatctgacattttcagctttaATCAGCTGCTATGCTTGTTAACGTTGTAACGTATGCATCTTATAGACATTAAGCTATAAGGAATAAGAGGGAACAATCTTTGGTTTCTCTCATTATAACTAACTGGTTTACAAagctcaagatctcgagaaaatgatctCGTTATGTCAGGAAAACAACACTTATTATTCCGTGATTTTGAATTGATTATG from Pagrus major chromosome 7, Pma_NU_1.0 encodes the following:
- the LOC140999161 gene encoding chymotrypsin-C-like, with the translated sequence MMKFVVLALFVAGAYGCGQPAFAPLGTSRVVGGVDVNPHSWPWQISLQYNREGEWRHTCGGTLISNQWVLTAAHCISSGREYRVAMGKQNLVQTEESAVFMGPANIIVHEKWNPLFIRNDIALIKLESPVTFSDTIMAACVPPAGATLTHDFPCYVTGWGRLYTGGPIADILQQALLPVVDHATCTKSGWWGFQVKDTMVCAGGDGVVSGCNGDSGGPLNCKNAAGSWEVHGIVSFGSGLKCNLKQKPTVFTKVSSYVDWINSKMVAY